From Agromyces sp. SYSU T00194, a single genomic window includes:
- a CDS encoding LysR family transcriptional regulator codes for MDLRQMEYLVALADEQQFTRAAAACGVSQSGLSAAIRGLEDELGTPLFHRTTRRVEPTEAGLALLPHARSMLSQAAAARDAVLRATHELSGSLRIGAEQCLGFVDVNALLERVRRRYPLVDIEFTQAGSRDLVAAVASGGVDLAFVAGDDLGSRVVHHELGRRPMVLLAPPQHPLASRDVVEWNDLRGEDFVDFQQSWAVRSVSDDAAAASGVVRHVRCAVNDVHTLIDLVQRGLGIALVPQHVASKPQAAGLAVRPLAAPAPQWVVSAITGDASAASAALVLELLDADLALTA; via the coding sequence ATGGATCTCCGGCAGATGGAGTACCTCGTGGCACTCGCCGACGAGCAGCAGTTCACGCGTGCGGCAGCGGCGTGCGGGGTCTCCCAGTCGGGCCTCTCGGCGGCGATCCGCGGGCTCGAGGACGAGCTCGGCACCCCGCTCTTCCACCGCACCACCCGGCGCGTCGAGCCGACCGAGGCGGGGCTCGCCCTGCTCCCCCACGCGCGGAGCATGCTCTCGCAGGCCGCGGCCGCACGCGACGCGGTGCTCCGCGCGACGCACGAGCTCTCGGGGAGCCTGCGCATCGGCGCCGAGCAGTGCCTCGGGTTCGTCGACGTGAACGCGCTGCTCGAACGGGTGCGCCGTCGCTACCCCCTCGTCGACATCGAGTTCACGCAGGCGGGGTCGCGCGACCTCGTCGCGGCAGTGGCGTCCGGCGGTGTCGACCTCGCGTTCGTCGCGGGCGACGACCTCGGCTCGCGCGTGGTGCACCACGAGCTCGGACGGCGCCCGATGGTGCTGCTCGCTCCCCCGCAGCATCCGCTCGCCTCGCGCGACGTGGTCGAGTGGAACGACCTGCGCGGTGAGGACTTCGTCGACTTCCAGCAGTCGTGGGCGGTGCGCTCGGTGAGCGACGACGCCGCGGCCGCATCCGGGGTGGTGCGCCACGTGCGCTGCGCGGTCAACGACGTGCACACGCTCATCGACCTCGTGCAACGCGGGCTCGGCATCGCGCTCGTGCCGCAGCACGTCGCATCGAAGCCGCAGGCCGCGGGGCTCGCCGTGCGGCCGCTCGCCGCGCCGGCTCCCCAGTGGGTCGTCTCCGCGATCACGGGCGACGCCTCCGCCGCATCCGCCGCCCTCGTGCTCGAGCTCCTCGACGCCGACCTCGCCCTGACCGCCTGA
- a CDS encoding 2,3-butanediol dehydrogenase — protein MRAAVFHAQEDLRIEDVAEPTPGPGQVKLQNAYAGICGSDLHVYYAPEAAGLDLDNPHPVTGATLPQILGHEFSGTVVELGEGVEGVSVGDRVAVWPIYSCGTCAACRKGAVNACRTIGFHGLMSDGGGMAEYTTVDASKLHVLPENVDLKLGALVEPMAVAWHAVARSGVKAGETALIAGAGPIGIGVWFALKAQGIERVLVSEPSPERRAAIAALGASVVDPVNEDLGAAVDALTGGDGVAAGFDAAGVGVAVSSVLANLGPLGRMVIVALHERTMDFFPTQLVMGETEVVGALGYTQADFDAVIAAMAEGHYDTTGWVGETGLDGVLGAIGDLRQGRGMKVLVSSAV, from the coding sequence ATGCGAGCAGCCGTCTTCCACGCCCAGGAGGATCTCCGGATCGAGGACGTCGCCGAGCCCACGCCCGGACCCGGGCAGGTGAAGCTCCAGAACGCCTACGCCGGCATCTGCGGCTCCGACCTGCACGTCTACTACGCCCCCGAGGCCGCCGGCCTCGACCTGGACAACCCGCACCCCGTCACCGGTGCGACGCTCCCGCAGATCCTCGGCCATGAGTTCTCCGGCACCGTCGTCGAGCTCGGCGAGGGCGTCGAGGGCGTCAGTGTCGGCGACCGCGTCGCCGTCTGGCCCATCTACTCCTGCGGCACCTGCGCCGCCTGCCGCAAGGGCGCCGTGAACGCGTGCCGCACCATCGGCTTCCACGGCCTCATGTCCGACGGCGGCGGCATGGCCGAGTACACCACCGTCGACGCCTCGAAGCTGCACGTGCTGCCCGAGAATGTCGACCTGAAGCTCGGCGCGCTCGTCGAGCCGATGGCCGTCGCCTGGCACGCCGTCGCGCGCTCCGGCGTGAAGGCCGGCGAGACCGCCCTCATCGCGGGCGCCGGCCCGATCGGCATCGGCGTCTGGTTCGCGCTGAAGGCGCAGGGCATCGAGCGCGTGCTCGTCTCCGAGCCGAGCCCCGAGCGTCGTGCGGCGATCGCCGCCCTCGGCGCCAGTGTCGTCGACCCGGTGAACGAGGACCTCGGCGCGGCGGTCGACGCACTGACCGGCGGCGACGGCGTGGCCGCGGGCTTCGACGCCGCGGGCGTCGGCGTGGCCGTCTCGTCGGTGCTCGCGAACCTCGGTCCGCTCGGCCGCATGGTCATCGTGGCCCTGCACGAGCGCACGATGGACTTCTTCCCGACCCAGCTGGTCATGGGCGAGACCGAGGTCGTCGGCGCGCTCGGCTACACCCAGGCCGACTTCGACGCCGTGATCGCCGCGATGGCCGAGGGGCACTACGACACCACTGGCTGGGTCGGCGAGACCGGCCTCGACGGCGTGCTCGGCGCGATCGGCGACCTGCGCCAGGGCCGCGGCATGAAGGTGCTGGTCTCCAGCGCCGTGTAG
- a CDS encoding GNAT family N-acetyltransferase, with protein sequence MTISITEGDLADPRVLRLLDDHLADMHATSPPESVHALDVAGLRAPGMTFWALADGDAMLGCVALKELDPAHGELKSMRTDAAARGRGLGRMLLEHVIAEAERRGYSRLSLETGVEDFFAPARTLYARFGFVECGPFDAYRPDPNSVFMTRELVRPAA encoded by the coding sequence GTGACCATCTCGATCACCGAAGGCGACCTCGCCGACCCGCGCGTGCTGCGCCTGCTCGACGACCACCTCGCCGACATGCACGCGACGTCGCCGCCCGAGAGCGTGCACGCCCTCGACGTGGCCGGCCTGCGGGCGCCGGGCATGACCTTCTGGGCGCTCGCCGACGGCGACGCGATGCTCGGCTGCGTCGCGCTGAAGGAGCTCGACCCCGCACACGGCGAGCTCAAGTCGATGCGCACCGATGCCGCGGCGCGCGGCAGGGGACTGGGGCGGATGCTGCTGGAGCACGTCATCGCCGAGGCCGAGCGCCGCGGCTACTCGCGCCTCAGCCTCGAGACCGGCGTGGAGGACTTCTTCGCGCCGGCGCGCACCCTCTATGCCCGCTTCGGGTTCGTCGAGTGCGGCCCGTTCGACGCCTACAGGCCCGACCCGAACAGCGTGTTCATGACGCGGGAACTCGTTCGGCCCGCTGCCTGA
- a CDS encoding FG-GAP repeat domain-containing protein: MHRATLLSTVVIGGMLAAWTALPAQAASGGNGGGNALGATAAPTVAAPDTEPAFALPSWGDGQWGSSEDYETIQSADLDGDGDAELIGRSGIGLEAWDFDVTAGQWTPLVAAGGLGLTDEAGWDQKQYYETIGTADFDGDGADEVYTRNWAGIRAARLDTSSTPATWDELPDLAEYTTTQGWDAPEYYETLQAADLDGDGHDELFGRAASGIVIADYVRGGWAMSSFAWFSNAQGWDHPQYYETIQAADLDGDGRAEIVGRGTQGLEVWGLEDGDWVAEASSGPFPDSEYWNREEFYSTIQTADLDGDGDVEAIGRGTSGLHAFEFADATGKKNGGTWTELPELTAMSNGNGWAGAPRRATIQAADIDGDGRDEVIGRDNLTMVAWGFTASSKTWANEQLVDGPGFTDALGWDAAPYYETIQVVDVDGYTASGQPGSSNASRAELIGRGPNGIQTYRFDAKAGSWTSPSAAFPTFTGQALTAYQAISEALDVTTEDIRSRYDSGASTLGAWATAVDGIARPAGVSSTTWQQVQAQVAQELAWAHEVATASANLSELIGVVTELKGDDTTAQHLDYETSESNTASIAGNLLVMLAGFVDAASNLSEPGVMVALGALDSAASFAASDGQNGTASFEGTYLELEGAIEGWWGTAETANEQATAQIVADYGLLSTVGTLYADGTWTQFGPGDPGWAAAANASARAYSTWVWQTITPTLPQPCKDLQDCAGWAVATCAIDHCMYQDDGYEYSLRSVVCTVPWNCPPYSGDGFAQRVLVGDSVSNALMKQLTEPVSESCLAGWDPTTCNFGVSGLEIAAGLDGWQYRCSFYHPATSTFFPEEFCTALEDERALYGTRDG, encoded by the coding sequence ATGCACCGCGCCACGCTCCTGTCGACCGTCGTCATCGGCGGGATGCTCGCCGCGTGGACGGCGCTGCCCGCACAGGCGGCGTCCGGCGGCAATGGCGGCGGGAACGCCCTCGGTGCGACCGCTGCCCCCACGGTCGCGGCGCCCGACACGGAGCCCGCGTTCGCGCTGCCCTCGTGGGGCGACGGCCAGTGGGGCTCATCGGAGGACTACGAGACGATCCAGTCGGCCGACCTCGACGGCGACGGCGACGCCGAGCTGATCGGTCGGTCGGGCATCGGCCTCGAGGCGTGGGACTTCGACGTGACCGCCGGCCAGTGGACGCCGCTCGTCGCAGCGGGCGGGCTCGGGCTCACCGACGAGGCGGGCTGGGACCAGAAGCAGTACTACGAGACCATCGGCACCGCCGACTTCGACGGCGACGGCGCGGACGAGGTCTACACGCGCAACTGGGCGGGCATCCGGGCGGCGCGCCTCGACACCTCGTCGACCCCGGCGACCTGGGACGAGCTGCCGGACCTCGCCGAGTACACGACGACGCAGGGCTGGGACGCGCCGGAGTACTACGAGACGCTCCAGGCGGCCGACCTCGACGGCGACGGCCACGACGAGCTCTTCGGCCGCGCCGCATCGGGCATCGTGATCGCCGACTACGTCCGCGGCGGCTGGGCGATGAGCTCGTTCGCCTGGTTCTCCAACGCACAGGGGTGGGACCATCCGCAGTACTACGAGACGATCCAGGCGGCCGACCTCGACGGCGACGGCCGAGCCGAGATCGTCGGCCGCGGAACCCAGGGCCTCGAGGTCTGGGGCCTCGAGGACGGCGACTGGGTCGCCGAGGCGTCGTCGGGCCCGTTCCCGGACTCCGAGTACTGGAACCGGGAGGAGTTCTACTCGACCATCCAGACCGCCGACCTCGACGGCGACGGCGACGTCGAGGCGATCGGCCGCGGCACCAGCGGACTGCACGCCTTCGAGTTCGCCGACGCGACCGGCAAGAAGAACGGCGGCACGTGGACCGAGCTGCCGGAGCTGACCGCGATGAGCAACGGCAACGGATGGGCCGGAGCGCCGCGCCGCGCGACGATCCAGGCCGCGGACATCGACGGCGACGGGCGCGACGAGGTCATCGGGCGCGACAACCTGACCATGGTCGCGTGGGGCTTCACCGCATCGAGCAAGACCTGGGCCAACGAGCAGCTGGTCGACGGTCCGGGCTTCACCGACGCCCTCGGCTGGGACGCGGCGCCGTACTACGAGACGATCCAGGTCGTCGACGTCGACGGGTACACCGCGAGCGGCCAACCGGGCTCCTCCAACGCCTCCCGGGCCGAGCTCATCGGACGTGGTCCGAACGGCATCCAGACCTACCGCTTCGACGCGAAGGCCGGCAGCTGGACCTCGCCGTCGGCCGCGTTCCCGACCTTCACGGGCCAGGCGCTCACGGCGTACCAGGCGATCAGCGAGGCGCTCGACGTGACGACCGAGGACATCCGCAGCAGGTACGACAGCGGCGCGTCGACGCTGGGCGCATGGGCGACCGCGGTGGACGGCATCGCGCGGCCGGCAGGGGTCTCGAGCACCACGTGGCAGCAGGTGCAGGCGCAGGTCGCGCAGGAGCTCGCCTGGGCCCACGAGGTGGCGACCGCCTCGGCGAACCTCTCCGAGCTCATCGGCGTGGTCACCGAGCTGAAGGGCGACGACACCACCGCACAGCACCTCGACTACGAGACGTCCGAGTCGAACACGGCCTCGATCGCGGGCAACCTGCTCGTGATGCTCGCCGGCTTCGTCGACGCCGCCTCGAACCTCTCCGAGCCCGGCGTGATGGTCGCACTCGGCGCACTCGACTCGGCAGCCTCGTTCGCTGCGTCGGACGGGCAGAACGGCACCGCGTCGTTCGAGGGCACCTACCTCGAGCTCGAGGGCGCCATCGAGGGCTGGTGGGGCACCGCCGAGACCGCGAACGAGCAGGCGACGGCGCAGATCGTGGCCGACTACGGCCTGCTCAGCACCGTCGGCACGCTGTACGCCGACGGCACCTGGACGCAGTTCGGCCCGGGCGACCCCGGATGGGCCGCCGCCGCGAACGCCTCGGCGCGGGCGTACTCGACCTGGGTGTGGCAGACCATCACGCCCACGCTGCCGCAGCCGTGCAAGGACCTGCAGGACTGCGCGGGATGGGCCGTGGCCACGTGCGCCATCGACCACTGCATGTACCAGGACGACGGCTACGAGTACAGCCTGCGCAGCGTCGTCTGCACCGTGCCGTGGAACTGCCCGCCGTACTCCGGCGACGGCTTCGCGCAGCGGGTGCTGGTCGGCGACAGCGTCTCGAACGCGCTGATGAAGCAGCTCACCGAACCGGTGTCGGAGTCCTGCCTGGCCGGCTGGGATCCGACGACCTGCAACTTCGGCGTCTCGGGCCTCGAGATCGCCGCCGGCCTCGACGGCTGGCAGTACCGCTGCAGCTTCTACCACCCGGCGACGAGCACGTTCTTCCCGGAGGAGTTCTGCACGGCCCTCGAGGACGAGCGCGCCCTGTACGGCACCCGCGACGGCTGA
- a CDS encoding TetR/AcrR family transcriptional regulator, translating into MDPRQARTRQALRSAVLELVERMPLADVSVTDAARAAGISRDTFYRHATGVGDLLAQALGAELDVSVAEFAAARGTDRERFEIAERALLAHVARHRAVYLHALAPRLAAEVRLMLLEHVEVPLRAYLAEHPEVAPVPDGELAGDALYALYAAYGAAGTVGAIEHWLLGGATGDADDIARGVLAVSAQWWWRGA; encoded by the coding sequence ATGGACCCCAGGCAGGCACGCACACGGCAGGCATTGCGCTCGGCCGTGCTCGAGCTGGTCGAGCGGATGCCCCTCGCCGACGTCTCCGTCACCGACGCCGCGCGTGCCGCCGGCATCAGCCGCGACACGTTCTACCGCCACGCCACCGGCGTCGGCGACCTGCTGGCCCAGGCGCTCGGAGCGGAGCTCGACGTCTCCGTGGCCGAGTTCGCGGCCGCGCGCGGCACCGACCGCGAGCGCTTCGAGATCGCCGAGCGCGCGCTGCTCGCACACGTCGCCCGGCATCGGGCGGTGTACCTGCACGCCCTGGCGCCCCGCCTCGCCGCCGAGGTGCGGCTGATGCTGCTCGAACACGTCGAGGTGCCGCTGCGCGCCTACCTCGCGGAGCACCCAGAGGTCGCGCCCGTGCCCGACGGCGAGCTCGCCGGCGACGCGCTCTACGCCCTGTATGCCGCCTACGGCGCCGCCGGCACCGTCGGCGCGATCGAGCACTGGCTGCTCGGCGGGGCGACCGGCGACGCCGACGACATCGCGCGCGGCGTGCTCGCGGTCTCCGCGCAGTGGTGGTGGCGCGGCGCCTGA
- a CDS encoding NUDIX hydrolase, which produces MPQTSDARAELAALCARGLAWHPMMTPAATDDAPPRPAAVLVLFGVLDAAEARTPGASQVAADLDVLLLRRAATLGSHAGQVAFPGGRFEASDSGAIDCAVREAVEETGLDPAGVEPLGTLPSISMPVSNHVVTPVPAWWTRPSEVVAVDHAESVDVFRVPVADLLHPSNRGSTEHSVGGRSWRAPAFTVGGNVVWGFTAFVLASMFDELGWSEPWDAGRIVERDDLDR; this is translated from the coding sequence GTGCCCCAGACCAGCGACGCCCGCGCCGAGCTCGCGGCGCTGTGCGCCCGGGGGCTCGCCTGGCATCCGATGATGACCCCGGCGGCGACCGATGACGCGCCGCCGCGCCCGGCCGCCGTGCTGGTGCTGTTCGGGGTGCTCGACGCCGCCGAGGCCCGTACGCCCGGCGCCTCGCAGGTCGCGGCCGACCTCGACGTGCTGCTGCTGCGGCGCGCGGCGACGCTGGGCAGCCACGCCGGGCAGGTCGCGTTCCCGGGCGGGCGGTTCGAGGCATCCGACAGCGGGGCCATCGACTGCGCGGTGCGCGAGGCGGTCGAGGAGACCGGGCTCGACCCGGCCGGCGTCGAGCCGCTCGGCACGCTGCCGTCGATCTCGATGCCGGTCAGCAACCACGTGGTCACGCCGGTGCCGGCGTGGTGGACCCGCCCGTCGGAGGTCGTCGCCGTCGACCACGCCGAGTCGGTCGACGTGTTCCGCGTGCCGGTGGCCGACCTGCTGCATCCGTCGAACCGGGGGAGCACCGAGCACTCGGTCGGCGGGCGGAGCTGGCGCGCGCCCGCGTTCACCGTCGGCGGCAACGTCGTCTGGGGCTTCACCGCGTTCGTGCTCGCGTCGATGTTCGACGAGCTCGGCTGGTCGGAGCCGTGGGACGCCGGGCGCATCGTGGAGCGCGACGACCTCGACCGCTGA
- a CDS encoding NAD-dependent epimerase/dehydratase family protein gives MDHQNPGHPQQTRLVIGAGPIGAGLAAHLAEAGDRVRLLSRSGRGPEHPSIERVAVDATDAAALTSAAAGTATIFNCANPGSYEHWEREWPPLAQAILAAAEASGAVLVTFGNLYGYGAPDGPMTRATPLRPNDHKGALRARMWADALAAHEAGRVRATEVRATDYLGPTEPTTNGMLPRYANDTLRGRPASVFTDVDQPHSWAYDGDIVRTLAAVADDARAWGSAWIVPTNPPMTMRELLRELGSVVGTGEPRLRRVPRWQLAALGAVVPVVRELRGVAYQFDAPFVSDGSETTDRFGIAPTPWEDVLPPTARAWHERARRLIVVGAEYPTPQN, from the coding sequence GTGGACCACCAGAACCCAGGGCATCCCCAGCAGACCAGGCTCGTCATCGGCGCAGGCCCCATCGGGGCCGGCCTCGCCGCGCACCTCGCCGAGGCGGGTGACCGCGTGCGGCTGCTCAGCCGGTCGGGCCGCGGCCCGGAGCATCCGTCGATCGAGAGGGTCGCGGTCGATGCGACGGATGCCGCTGCGCTCACGTCCGCCGCGGCCGGCACGGCGACGATCTTCAACTGCGCCAACCCCGGTTCGTACGAGCACTGGGAGCGGGAGTGGCCGCCGCTCGCCCAGGCGATCCTGGCCGCCGCCGAGGCATCGGGCGCGGTGCTCGTGACGTTCGGCAACCTGTACGGCTACGGCGCTCCCGACGGGCCGATGACGCGGGCGACCCCGCTGCGGCCGAACGACCACAAGGGTGCGCTGCGGGCGCGCATGTGGGCGGACGCGCTCGCCGCCCACGAGGCGGGGCGGGTGCGGGCGACCGAGGTGCGCGCCACCGACTACCTCGGGCCGACCGAGCCGACCACGAACGGCATGCTGCCGCGCTATGCGAACGACACCCTGCGCGGGCGCCCGGCCAGCGTGTTCACCGACGTCGACCAGCCGCACTCGTGGGCGTACGACGGCGACATCGTGCGCACCCTCGCGGCGGTCGCCGACGACGCGCGCGCGTGGGGCTCGGCTTGGATCGTGCCGACGAACCCGCCCATGACGATGCGGGAGCTGCTGCGCGAGCTCGGCTCGGTCGTCGGTACGGGCGAGCCGCGGCTGCGGCGCGTGCCCCGGTGGCAGCTCGCCGCGCTCGGGGCCGTCGTGCCGGTCGTGCGGGAACTGCGCGGCGTCGCCTACCAGTTCGATGCCCCGTTCGTGTCCGACGGGTCGGAGACGACCGATCGCTTCGGCATCGCGCCGACGCCGTGGGAGGACGTGCTGCCCCCGACTGCGCGCGCGTGGCACGAGCGCGCTCGCCGACTGATCGTGGTCGGCGCGGAGTATCCGACGCCGCAGAATTGA
- a CDS encoding aldo/keto reductase produces MQHRTIGTRSVSAVGLGAMPMSIEGRPDEARAIATIHAALDAGVTLIDTADAYHLHADEVGHNEELIARALASYGSDTSGVLVATKGGHLRPGDGSWTQDGRPEYLKEAAKASARRLGVDAIGLYQFHRPDPTVPYADSVGAVRELLDEGVIELAGISNASVAQIDEANEILGGRLVSVQNQFSPRFRSSLVELEHCAALGIAFLPWSPLGGIQRAAAVGTHHDAFQRVADAHGVSPQRVALAWELALAPVVIPIPGASRPESIVDSVGAAELQLTADEVGLLSAEAEAAAA; encoded by the coding sequence GTGCAGCACCGCACCATCGGCACCCGTTCCGTCAGCGCCGTCGGACTCGGCGCCATGCCCATGTCGATCGAGGGTCGCCCCGACGAGGCGCGCGCGATCGCCACCATCCACGCCGCGCTCGACGCCGGGGTCACGCTCATCGACACCGCCGACGCCTACCACCTCCACGCCGACGAGGTCGGCCACAACGAGGAGCTCATCGCCCGCGCGCTCGCGAGCTACGGCAGCGACACCTCCGGCGTGCTCGTCGCGACCAAGGGCGGCCACCTGCGCCCGGGCGACGGCAGCTGGACCCAGGACGGACGCCCGGAGTACCTGAAGGAGGCCGCGAAGGCATCCGCCCGTCGACTCGGCGTCGACGCCATCGGCCTGTACCAGTTCCACCGGCCCGACCCGACCGTGCCCTACGCCGATTCGGTCGGCGCCGTGCGCGAGCTGCTCGACGAGGGCGTCATCGAGCTGGCCGGCATCTCGAACGCGAGCGTCGCCCAGATCGACGAGGCGAACGAGATCCTCGGCGGCCGGCTCGTGTCGGTGCAGAACCAGTTCTCCCCGCGGTTCCGGTCGAGCCTCGTCGAGCTGGAGCACTGCGCCGCGCTCGGCATCGCATTCCTGCCGTGGTCGCCGCTCGGCGGCATCCAGCGCGCCGCTGCGGTCGGCACGCACCACGACGCCTTCCAGCGGGTCGCCGACGCGCACGGCGTCAGCCCGCAGCGCGTCGCCCTCGCCTGGGAGCTCGCGCTCGCACCCGTCGTGATCCCGATCCCCGGCGCCTCCCGGCCCGAGAGCATCGTCGACTCGGTCGGTGCGGCCGAGCTGCAGCTCACGGCCGACGAGGTCGGCCTGCTCTCGGCGGAGGCCGAGGCGGCCGCGGCCTGA
- a CDS encoding LacI family DNA-binding transcriptional regulator, with translation MPRTPAVRTTMKDVARASGVSPATVSFVLNETPGQTIPVETRERVRFHAERLGYVPHRIARALREGHSRTVLLSTGSVPGGHGLESFIEGLDHQLARLGHTLLVVHGRPRSAVPADVLEVVAPRAVLDLAAAYPVAPPGGDGARAGADGPGDRPGAAAPAWEGGWSSGLAAHGETQLRHLVAQGHRRIAFAVGDDPTSAMFADLRRAQLEASARHLRVAAPVPLTLPSAAGGPAAAVGRLAEEYPDVTAVAALDDDTALRLLAGMADRGLRAPDDLAVIGFNEGLHGALWRPALTTVRIDAEAYGRRVAHQLLDLEPPAWSAPPSRVVVRDTA, from the coding sequence ATGCCGCGCACACCCGCCGTACGCACGACCATGAAGGACGTGGCGCGGGCCAGCGGCGTCTCGCCGGCCACCGTCAGCTTCGTGCTCAACGAGACGCCCGGCCAGACCATCCCCGTGGAGACCCGCGAGCGCGTGCGGTTCCACGCCGAGCGCCTCGGCTACGTGCCGCACCGCATCGCCCGCGCGCTCCGCGAGGGCCACTCGCGCACGGTCCTGTTGAGCACCGGGTCCGTGCCCGGCGGGCATGGACTGGAGAGCTTCATCGAGGGCCTCGACCACCAGCTCGCGCGGCTCGGGCACACCCTGCTCGTCGTCCACGGGCGTCCGAGGTCGGCGGTGCCGGCGGACGTGCTGGAGGTCGTCGCGCCGCGCGCCGTGCTGGACCTCGCCGCGGCGTACCCGGTCGCACCGCCCGGGGGCGACGGCGCACGGGCGGGCGCGGACGGGCCCGGTGACCGCCCCGGCGCGGCGGCACCCGCCTGGGAGGGCGGCTGGTCCAGCGGGCTCGCCGCGCACGGCGAGACCCAGCTGCGCCACCTCGTCGCGCAGGGCCACCGGCGCATCGCCTTCGCGGTCGGCGACGACCCGACGTCGGCGATGTTCGCCGACCTGCGGCGAGCACAGCTCGAGGCATCCGCCCGCCACCTCCGCGTGGCCGCGCCCGTGCCGCTCACGCTCCCGTCGGCCGCGGGCGGACCGGCGGCGGCGGTGGGGCGGCTCGCGGAGGAGTACCCGGATGTGACGGCCGTCGCCGCGCTCGACGACGACACAGCGCTGCGCCTGCTCGCCGGCATGGCCGATCGGGGCCTCCGGGCGCCCGACGACCTCGCCGTCATCGGCTTCAACGAGGGGCTGCACGGCGCGCTCTGGCGACCGGCGCTCACCACCGTGCGCATCGATGCCGAGGCGTACGGCCGACGGGTCGCCCATCAACTCCTCGACCTCGAGCCGCCCGCGTGGTCGGCTCCGCCGTCGCGGGTGGTCGTGCGCGACACCGCCTGA
- a CDS encoding DoxX family protein yields MLIAYWILATPLALVYVLAGVSQLAMSKADLVAAGVAAAEVLPDALLITIGMLELAGAIGLILPMLTGVAVLLGPLSAALLALVQLAAAALHLVRMEPEVLVLNAPLLLLAAATATVGFLALRQRAERVPAS; encoded by the coding sequence ATGCTCATCGCCTACTGGATCCTCGCCACCCCGCTCGCCCTCGTCTACGTGCTCGCCGGCGTGAGCCAGCTCGCCATGTCGAAGGCCGACCTGGTGGCGGCCGGCGTCGCGGCCGCCGAGGTGCTGCCCGACGCGCTGCTCATCACGATCGGCATGCTCGAGCTCGCCGGCGCCATCGGCTTGATCCTGCCGATGCTCACGGGCGTCGCCGTGCTGCTCGGCCCGCTCTCGGCCGCGCTGCTCGCCCTCGTGCAGCTGGCGGCGGCCGCACTGCACCTGGTGCGCATGGAACCCGAGGTGCTCGTGCTCAACGCGCCACTGCTCCTGCTGGCGGCGGCCACCGCGACCGTGGGCTTCCTGGCGCTCAGGCAGCGGGCCGAACGAGTTCCCGCGTCATGA
- a CDS encoding zinc-dependent alcohol dehydrogenase — translation MKSVHVTAPGTAAWVDVPQPEVGPSDVLLRIRACGICGSDAMYTDIGGIPPRQGATPLGHEPAAEVAEVGADVIGVAVGDHVVIDTMAFADGLLGSGGAQGALTELVVVRDFQPGRQLRVVPPEVPWHVAALNEPMAVALHAVNRTQPKPGDTVVVFGAGPIGLGAVLGYRSKGAAHIVVVDIVPSRLEKALAVGADAVVNSAEEDLAARLVELHGDGAGGFVRGIRSGTDIYLDAAGAPSVPATAAGLAKHGATLGVVAVHKQPVELDFGSILTTELNLVWSMGYPTEIFEVTDDIVANWEKYALIVSDTLPFDRALDALQLARTPGAAEKVVVTFD, via the coding sequence ATGAAGTCCGTCCACGTCACCGCGCCCGGCACCGCCGCCTGGGTCGACGTTCCGCAGCCCGAGGTCGGCCCGTCCGACGTACTGCTGCGCATCCGTGCCTGCGGCATCTGCGGCTCCGACGCGATGTACACCGACATCGGCGGCATCCCGCCCCGTCAGGGGGCGACCCCGCTCGGCCACGAGCCCGCGGCGGAGGTCGCCGAGGTCGGCGCCGACGTCATCGGCGTCGCCGTAGGCGACCATGTCGTCATCGACACCATGGCGTTCGCCGACGGCCTGCTCGGCTCGGGCGGCGCGCAGGGCGCGCTCACCGAGCTCGTCGTGGTGAGGGACTTCCAGCCGGGCCGGCAGCTGAGGGTCGTCCCCCCGGAGGTGCCCTGGCACGTGGCTGCCCTGAACGAACCCATGGCCGTCGCGCTCCACGCGGTGAACCGCACGCAGCCGAAGCCGGGCGACACGGTCGTCGTCTTCGGTGCCGGCCCTATCGGCCTCGGCGCCGTGCTGGGCTACCGCTCGAAGGGCGCCGCGCACATCGTCGTCGTCGACATCGTGCCGTCGCGCCTCGAGAAGGCGCTTGCGGTCGGCGCCGACGCCGTCGTGAACTCCGCCGAGGAGGACCTCGCGGCACGGCTCGTCGAGCTGCACGGCGACGGCGCGGGCGGCTTCGTGCGGGGCATCCGCTCGGGCACCGACATCTACCTCGACGCGGCGGGCGCGCCGTCCGTGCCCGCCACGGCCGCGGGCCTCGCCAAGCACGGTGCGACCCTCGGCGTCGTGGCGGTGCACAAGCAGCCGGTCGAGCTCGACTTCGGCAGCATCCTCACCACCGAGCTGAACCTCGTCTGGTCGATGGGCTACCCGACGGAGATCTTCGAGGTGACCGACGACATCGTCGCGAACTGGGAGAAGTACGCGCTCATCGTCAGTGACACCCTGCCGTTCGACCGCGCGCTCGACGCACTGCAGCTCGCGCGCACGCCGGGTGCCGCCGAGAAGGTCGTCGTCACCTTCGACTGA